Below is a window of Pseudomonas eucalypticola DNA.
GTAGACGTCGTCTTCTCCAATAAACCGCGGGAGGCGCTCAGCCTGCTGGACCAAGGCCTCTCGCGGGACCAGATCCTGAAAAAGACCGGCCTGGTGGTGGGCGTCGAGAAAGCCAGCCTGGACATCAACAAAGGCGAGATCTGCGTACTGATGGGGCTGTCGGGCTCAGGCAAGTCCAGCCTGCTGCGCTGCATCAACGGCCTCAACACCGTCAGCCGCGGCAACCTGTACATCGAGCATGAAGGGGCGCAGATCGACATCGCCCACTGCACGCCGGCAGAATTGAAGATGATGCGCACCAAGCGCATCGCCATGGTGTTCCAGAAGTTCGCCCTGATGCCCTGGCTGACGGTGCGCGAGAACATCAGCTTCGGCCTGGAAATGCAGGGCCGCCCCGAGAAGGAACGGCGCCAGCTGGTGGACGAGAAGCTGGAGCTGGTGGGCCTGACCCAATGGCGCAACAAGAAGCCCGACGAGTTGTCCGGCGGCATGCAGCAGCGTGTGGGCCTGGCCCGTGCGCTGGCCATGGACGCCGACATTCTGCTGATGGACGAACCGTTCTCCGCCCTCGACCCGCTGATTCGCCAAGGCCTGCAGGACGAACTGCTGGCCCTGCAGAACAAGCTGAGCAAGACCATCGTCTTCGTCAGCCATGACCTGGACGAAGCGCTGAAACTGGGCACCCGCATCGCCATCATGAAAGACGGCAAGATCATCCAGTACAGCAAGCCTGAAGAAATCGTGCTCAACCCCGCCGACGACTACGTGCGCACGTTCGTCGCCCATACCAACCCGCTCAACGTACTGTGCGGCCGCAGCCTGATGCGCACGCTGGAGAACTGCAAACGCATCAACGGCTCAGTGTGCCTGGACCCGGGTGGCGACTCCTGGATAGACCTGGCCGAGGGCAACACCATCAAAGGTGCGCGCCAGGGCGCCGGGGTGCTGGACCTGCAAAACTGGGCACCGGGCCAAGCGGTCGAAGGCCTGGGCCGCCAGCCGACCCTGGTGGGTGCCGACATCGGCATGCGCGATGCCTTGCAGATTCGCTACCAGACGGGCAACAAACTGGTGCTTCACGACAACAATCGGGTGGTAGGGATATTGGGTGACAGCGAGCTGTATCACGCGCTGTTGGGCAAGAACCTGGGGTGAAGCTGATAGCCTCATCGCGAGCAAGCGTTGCTCGCGATGAGGCCTGAACAGGCGCTACGTCAACGGCGGATGAACTCGCGCCCACCCAGTGCCAGCAACTCGGCCTGCATTTGCTCCAAGCGGTCCTCTTCAGCCTTGGCGTCCTGCTTCATGGCCTTGACCAGGCCCCACATGAACAGCAACAGCACCACCGAGAACGGCAGGCCCGCCAGTACCACCATGGTCTGCATGGCTTCGAAGTTGCCTGCGAACAGCAGGCCGATGGTCACCAGGGTAATGATCGCCGACCAGAGGATACGCAGCCAGTGAGGGGCATCTTCATCCACATCGCCGCCTTTGCACGACAGGTTGGCCATCATCACCGCGCCGGAGTCCGCCGGGGTGAGGAACAGCACGAAGCCGACGAAAATGGCCACGCCGATGACGATCTTCGACGCCGGGAAGTGGTCCAGCAACTGGTACATGGCCATGGACGGCTGCTCCAGCGCGGTCTTGCCCAGCTCTGCTACGTTCTGGTTCATCACCAGGTCCAGGGCGGTATTGCCGAACACCGACAGCCACGCCAGGGTGAAACCCAACGGAATCAGCAACACGCCGAACACCAGTTCACGCACGGTGCGGCCACGGGAAATACGTGCGATGAACATGCCCACGAATGGCGCCCAGGAAATCCACCAGGCCCAGTAGAACAGGGTCCACAGGCCCAACCAGCGTTCCGACTTGGCGGTGTCGCCGGTGTACACGTACAGGTCGAAGGTTTTCAGCACCACGCCATTGAGGTAGTCGCCGATATTCTGGATGAAGCCATTGAGCAGGTGCAGCGTGTCACCGGCCAGCAGCACGAACAGCAGCAGGCCGCTGAACAGGATGATGTTCAGGTTCGACAGGCGACGGATGCCGTTCTCTACCCCCGACACCGCGGCGATGGTCGCCACCGTGCTCATCACCAGGATCACGATCAGCAGGTTGGTGTTGTTGTGCTGCATGCCGAACAGGTGTTCCAGGCCCGAGGACACCTGCATGGCACCGATGCCCAGGTTGGTCACCAGGCCCAGCAGGGTCACGAACATGCCGAACCCGTCCACCGCATCACCGGCCAGGCCCTTGACCCAGCGCTGCCCTACCAGCGGGTACAGCGCCGAGCGCAGCGCCAGCGGCTGATTGTGCCGGTAGGCGAAATACGCCACCGCCAGGCCTACCAGCGCATAGATGGCCCAGCCATGCAGGCCCCAGTGCAGGAAGGTCAGTTGCACGGCCTGACGAGCGGCAGCACTGCTGGCCGAAACGCCCTCGGGCGGGTTGAAAAAGTGATCCAGCGGCTCCGATGCACCGAAGTACAGCAGGGAAATGCCGATGCCAGAGGAGAACAGCATGCCCGCCCAGGCGCCATAGCTGAAGTCGGGGGTATCGTCCTTGGTGCCCAGCTTCAGTTTGCCGAACGACGTGAACGCCAGGCCCACCACGAACACCAGGTAGGCACCGATGACCAGCATGTAATACCAGCCAAAACTTTTCGACAGCCAATCCTGGGCCTGGCCGAGCATATGCCCGGCCTGTTGGGGCGCGGCGATCAGCACCGCGGTGAGCAGCAGTATCAGAATCGTCGATGCGTAAAACACGACGGGGTTGAGCCGAACCCTTTCGGTGGGGTTCTTGATCAAGGAGGCAGAACTCATGGCACAGATGCTCCAGGCAGTGCGAGAGAAGGACACACAGGGACTCATTCCTTAGGCGAATGGGACAATACCCACACGCCCAGGAGTGATATAAAGCACCTCGATTTTTTTCGGGGTGCCATTTGTGCCACTCGGACGCCCGCAAAGCATGTCAATGGCACAAATTGTCGCAGAGCTTATTCTTTGTTGATTGAACGTTCAATCAAAACAAAATAGACTGGTCTTCGCCGAGACGGGCGGCTTGCTGTCCGTCGCAAGGCCAAAGGAGAAGTTTTCAATGCCCAAGGTCGGTATGCAGCCCATACGCCGCCAGCAGTTGATCGAAGCCACGTTGCTGGCGGTCGACCAGGTCGGAATGGCAGATGCCAGCATTGCGCTGATCGCCCGCCTGGCGGGGGTCTCGAATGGAATCATCAGTCACTACTTTCAGGACAAGAACGGCCTGATCGCAGCGACCATGCGCTACCTGATGAACGCCCTGATCGAAAATGTCCGGGCCCGGCGCCAGGCTCTGGGGGACGAAAGCCCCCGCGCCCACCTGCAGGTGATCATCGAAGGCAACTTCGACGCCAGCCAGGTCAACGGCCCGGCGATGAAAACCTGGTTGGCCTTCTGGGCGGCCAGCATGCACCAGCCGTCTTTGCACCGGTTGCAGCGGATCAATGACCACCGCCTGTATTCCAACCTGTGCTGCCAGTTCCGCCGCGTATTGCCGCAGGAACAGGCACGCAGCGCCGCCCGCGGGCTGGCTGCACTGATCGACGGGCTGTGGTTGCGCGGCGCGCTCTCGGGCGACGCCTTTGACACTGAGCAGGCGCAGCAAATCGCCTACGAATACATGGATCAGCAACTGGCGAAGCAGATGAACTAGCGGTGACACGCTCGCATCTGCCCGCTACCCAGACAAGCACTTGCGAGGACACTATGGCCCGTTTCGAACTGCAAAAACTCTACATTGACGGCGGTTACGTGGACGCTTCCAGCGACGCCACCTTCGACGCCATCAACCCGGCCAACGGCGAAGTGCTGGCCCAGGTTCAGCGGGCCACCGAGGCCGATGTGGAGCGCGCCGTGGTCAGCGCCGAAAAAGGCCAGAAAGTCTGGGCCGCCATGACCGCCATGGAGCGTTCGCGCATCCTGCGCCGCGCCGTGGACATTCTGCGCGAGCGCAACGACGAGCTGGCTGCCTTGGAAACCCTGGACACCGGCAAGGCGTACTCGGAAACCCGCTACGTGGACATCGTCACCGGTGCCGACGTACTGGAGTACTACGCCGGCCTGGTGCCTGCCATCGAAGGTGAGCAGATCCCGCTGCGCGACACCTCGTTCGTCTACACCCGCCGCGAGCCGCTGGGCGTGACCGTGGGTATCGGTGCCTGGAACTACCCGATCCAGATCGCTCTGTGGAAATCCGCCCCGGCGCTGGCCGCGGGCAACGCGATGATCTTCAAGCCCAGCGAAGTCACCTCGCTGACCACCCTGAAGCTGGCCGAGATCTACACCGAAGCCGGCCTGCCAGCCGGTGTGTTCAACGTGCTGACCGGCAGCGGCCGTGAAGTGGGCAGCTGGCTGACCGAGCACCCGCGCATCGAGAAAATCTCCTTCACCGGCGGCACCGACACCGGCAAGAAGGTCATGGCCAGCGCGTCGAGCAGCTCGCTGAAGGAAGTGACCATGGAGCTGGGCGGCAAGAGCCCGCTGATCATTTTCGACGACGCCGACCTGGACCGCGCCGCCGACATCGCCATGATGGCCAACTTCTACAGCTCGGGCCAGGTGTGCACCAACGGCACCCGCGTGTTCGTGCCCAACGCCCTGAAGGCAGCGTTCGAAGCCAAGATCGTCGAACGCGTGAAGCGTATCCGCGTAGGCAACCCGGAAAACGAAAACACCAACTTCGGCCCCCTGGTGAGCTTCGCCCACATGGAAAGCGTGCTGGGCTACATCGCCAAGGGCAAGGCAGAAGGCGCGCGCGTACTGTGCGGCGGCGAGCGCCTGACCGAGGGTGAATTCGCCCAGGGCGCCTACGTGGCCCCGACCGTGTTCACCGACTGCCGTGACGACATGACCATCGTGCGCGAAGAGATCTTCGGCCCGGTGATGGCCATCCTCGGCTACGACAGCGAGGACGAAGTGATCCGCCGTGCCAACGACACCGACTTCGGCCTGGCCGCCGGCATCGTCACCCAGAACCTGACCCGCGCCCACCGCGTGATTCACCAACTGGAAGCCGGTATCTGCTGGATCAACGCCTGGGGCGAATCCGACGCCAAAATGCCGGTCGGCGGCTACAAGCAATCGGGCGTGGGCCGCGAGAACGGCATCAGCTCGCTGAACCAGTACACCCGGATCAAATCGATCCAGGTTGAACTGGGCGATTACGCCTCGGTGTTCTAAAGCCGCCCCCTGCCCGGCCCGCCATTCCCCTGTGGACCGGGCGAAGCTCGGGAAATGGCCACCGCCATCCAGCGCGGCGCCCCTTCCCGAGCTGACGCCCGGCCCCACATGAGCGGGGGCCGCGCAACCCCACGACGATTTTCCCCCACCCAAAACGAGGGAGCAGAAATGTCCAAAGAATTCGACTACATCATCATTGGGGCCGGCTCGGCCGGTAACACCCTGGCCACCCGCCTGACCGAAGACCAGGGCGTCACTGTCCTGCTGCTGGAAGCTGGCGGCCCCGACTACCGCTTCGACTTCCGTACCCAGATGCCCGCCGCCCTGGCCTTCCCGCTGCAGGGCCGCCGCTACAACTGGGCGTACGAGACCGACCCGGAGCCGCACATGAACAACCGCCGCATGGAATGCGGCCGCGGCAAGGGCCTGGGTGGCTCGTCGCTGATCAACGGCATGTGCTACATCCGCGGCAACGCC
It encodes the following:
- the betB gene encoding betaine-aldehyde dehydrogenase, with product MARFELQKLYIDGGYVDASSDATFDAINPANGEVLAQVQRATEADVERAVVSAEKGQKVWAAMTAMERSRILRRAVDILRERNDELAALETLDTGKAYSETRYVDIVTGADVLEYYAGLVPAIEGEQIPLRDTSFVYTRREPLGVTVGIGAWNYPIQIALWKSAPALAAGNAMIFKPSEVTSLTTLKLAEIYTEAGLPAGVFNVLTGSGREVGSWLTEHPRIEKISFTGGTDTGKKVMASASSSSLKEVTMELGGKSPLIIFDDADLDRAADIAMMANFYSSGQVCTNGTRVFVPNALKAAFEAKIVERVKRIRVGNPENENTNFGPLVSFAHMESVLGYIAKGKAEGARVLCGGERLTEGEFAQGAYVAPTVFTDCRDDMTIVREEIFGPVMAILGYDSEDEVIRRANDTDFGLAAGIVTQNLTRAHRVIHQLEAGICWINAWGESDAKMPVGGYKQSGVGRENGISSLNQYTRIKSIQVELGDYASVF
- the choV gene encoding choline ABC transporter ATP-binding protein; the protein is MSIIRFDQVDVVFSNKPREALSLLDQGLSRDQILKKTGLVVGVEKASLDINKGEICVLMGLSGSGKSSLLRCINGLNTVSRGNLYIEHEGAQIDIAHCTPAELKMMRTKRIAMVFQKFALMPWLTVRENISFGLEMQGRPEKERRQLVDEKLELVGLTQWRNKKPDELSGGMQQRVGLARALAMDADILLMDEPFSALDPLIRQGLQDELLALQNKLSKTIVFVSHDLDEALKLGTRIAIMKDGKIIQYSKPEEIVLNPADDYVRTFVAHTNPLNVLCGRSLMRTLENCKRINGSVCLDPGGDSWIDLAEGNTIKGARQGAGVLDLQNWAPGQAVEGLGRQPTLVGADIGMRDALQIRYQTGNKLVLHDNNRVVGILGDSELYHALLGKNLG
- the betI gene encoding transcriptional regulator BetI; its protein translation is MPKVGMQPIRRQQLIEATLLAVDQVGMADASIALIARLAGVSNGIISHYFQDKNGLIAATMRYLMNALIENVRARRQALGDESPRAHLQVIIEGNFDASQVNGPAMKTWLAFWAASMHQPSLHRLQRINDHRLYSNLCCQFRRVLPQEQARSAARGLAALIDGLWLRGALSGDAFDTEQAQQIAYEYMDQQLAKQMN
- a CDS encoding BCCT family transporter, with product MFYASTILILLLTAVLIAAPQQAGHMLGQAQDWLSKSFGWYYMLVIGAYLVFVVGLAFTSFGKLKLGTKDDTPDFSYGAWAGMLFSSGIGISLLYFGASEPLDHFFNPPEGVSASSAAARQAVQLTFLHWGLHGWAIYALVGLAVAYFAYRHNQPLALRSALYPLVGQRWVKGLAGDAVDGFGMFVTLLGLVTNLGIGAMQVSSGLEHLFGMQHNNTNLLIVILVMSTVATIAAVSGVENGIRRLSNLNIILFSGLLLFVLLAGDTLHLLNGFIQNIGDYLNGVVLKTFDLYVYTGDTAKSERWLGLWTLFYWAWWISWAPFVGMFIARISRGRTVRELVFGVLLIPLGFTLAWLSVFGNTALDLVMNQNVAELGKTALEQPSMAMYQLLDHFPASKIVIGVAIFVGFVLFLTPADSGAVMMANLSCKGGDVDEDAPHWLRILWSAIITLVTIGLLFAGNFEAMQTMVVLAGLPFSVVLLLFMWGLVKAMKQDAKAEEDRLEQMQAELLALGGREFIRR